The Salvelinus sp. IW2-2015 linkage group LG31, ASM291031v2, whole genome shotgun sequence genome window below encodes:
- the LOC111955997 gene encoding UPF0500 protein C1orf216 homolog isoform X2 has translation MLHQDRLVNPQYRGQGGTSSPLRILSNNSQQQGGKRKQGEKDGNFNFLGQDEDVMTGGDENRNQVRPRNLGPLGRDQPHLPPSSNHYGLGPLSPLSRLPCWSPLESLPEIESGDDGYGRVPPDGAEEGKMEEEMGRMSDDEKEKQDLGGGVMKQGVVVEEEEEEEVEDPEEWGDSDSDFEFSYRSSGSLSSLNMESGGEGAGMGGWDRIGVGETKPDHHQGGNQETPAAPADPLTPSLTRKWDDKMERKRSSKPLRTGNSLLDGGALSDSDTDCGELPELEDAVWTLRDRERFKAQEMEKHQVQLTMYRRLALIRWVRTLQGRVQEQQNRLQSSFDVILDHRKELLRMGAATTATATASQS, from the coding sequence ATGCTCCACCAGGACAGACTCGTAAACCCCCAGTACCGAGGCCAGGGAGGCACCTCCTCCCCACTGCGGATCCTCAGCAACAACAGCCAGCAGCAGGGGGGCAAAAGGAAGCAAGGTGAGAAGGACGGCAACTTCAACTTCCTGGGTCAAGACGAGGACGTCATGACGGGAGGAGACGAGAATCGCAACCAGGTGCGTCCTCGTAACCTGGGCCCATTGGGCCGCGACCAGCCCCACCTTCCCCCCTCCTCCAACCACTACGGTCTGGGGCCCCTGTCCCCGCTCTCCCGTCTGCCCTGCTGGAGCCCCCTGGAGTCCCTGCCTGAGATCGAGAGTGGGGACGATGGGTACGGAAGAGTGCCCCCGGATGGCGCggaggagggaaagatggaggaggagatggggaggatgAGCGATGACGAGAAGGAGAAACAAGACCTGGGGGGAGGTGTCATGAAACAGGGAGTggtggtggaagaggaggaggaggaggaggtggaggacccAGAGGAATGGGGCGACAGCGACTCAGACTTTGAGTTCAGCTACAGGTCCAGTGGCAGCCTGTCCTCTCTCAACATGGAGAGCGGAGGTGAAGGGGCTGGCATGGGAGGGTGGGACCGCATCGGTGTGGGGGAGACCAAGCCTGACCACCACCAGGGGGGAAACCAGGAGACCCCTGCCGCCCCAGCAGACCCCCTTACCCCCTCTTTGACCAGGAAGTGGGATGACAAAATGGAGAGGAAAAGGAGCAGCAAGCCTCTCAGAACGGGGAACAGTCTGCTTGACGGAGGAGCGTTGTCGGACTCGGACACAGACTGCGGCGAGCTGCCTGAGCTGGAGGACGCTGTGTGGACCCTGAGGGACCGCGAGCGCTTCAAGGCCCAGGAGATGGAGAAGCACCAGGTCCAGCTCACCATGTACCGCAGGCTGGCTCTGATCCGCTGGGTCCGCACCCTGCAGGGTCGCGTCCAGGAGCAGCAGAACCGCCTCCAGTCCAGCTTTGACGTCATCCTCGACCACAGGAAGGAGCTGCTGCGCATGGGCGCTGCCACCACTGCAACTGCCACAGCCAGCCAATCGTAG
- the LOC111955997 gene encoding UPF0500 protein C1orf216 homolog isoform X1: MGDSQSRSRSESSTRIESRSRRLESHSQRIESPSRRSEFQPSKMLHQDRLVNPQYRGQGGTSSPLRILSNNSQQQGGKRKQGEKDGNFNFLGQDEDVMTGGDENRNQVRPRNLGPLGRDQPHLPPSSNHYGLGPLSPLSRLPCWSPLESLPEIESGDDGYGRVPPDGAEEGKMEEEMGRMSDDEKEKQDLGGGVMKQGVVVEEEEEEEVEDPEEWGDSDSDFEFSYRSSGSLSSLNMESGGEGAGMGGWDRIGVGETKPDHHQGGNQETPAAPADPLTPSLTRKWDDKMERKRSSKPLRTGNSLLDGGALSDSDTDCGELPELEDAVWTLRDRERFKAQEMEKHQVQLTMYRRLALIRWVRTLQGRVQEQQNRLQSSFDVILDHRKELLRMGAATTATATASQS; this comes from the exons ATGGG TGACTCTCAGTCAAGATCAAGAAGTGAATCTTCAACAAGAATTGAGTCTCGTTCAAGAAGACTTGAATCTCATTCACAAAGAATTGAATCTCCATCAAGAAGAAGTGAGTTTCAGCCAAGCAAAATGCTCCACCAGGACAGACTCGTAAACCCCCAGTACCGAGGCCAGGGAGGCACCTCCTCCCCACTGCGGATCCTCAGCAACAACAGCCAGCAGCAGGGGGGCAAAAGGAAGCAAGGTGAGAAGGACGGCAACTTCAACTTCCTGGGTCAAGACGAGGACGTCATGACGGGAGGAGACGAGAATCGCAACCAGGTGCGTCCTCGTAACCTGGGCCCATTGGGCCGCGACCAGCCCCACCTTCCCCCCTCCTCCAACCACTACGGTCTGGGGCCCCTGTCCCCGCTCTCCCGTCTGCCCTGCTGGAGCCCCCTGGAGTCCCTGCCTGAGATCGAGAGTGGGGACGATGGGTACGGAAGAGTGCCCCCGGATGGCGCggaggagggaaagatggaggaggagatggggaggatgAGCGATGACGAGAAGGAGAAACAAGACCTGGGGGGAGGTGTCATGAAACAGGGAGTggtggtggaagaggaggaggaggaggaggtggaggacccAGAGGAATGGGGCGACAGCGACTCAGACTTTGAGTTCAGCTACAGGTCCAGTGGCAGCCTGTCCTCTCTCAACATGGAGAGCGGAGGTGAAGGGGCTGGCATGGGAGGGTGGGACCGCATCGGTGTGGGGGAGACCAAGCCTGACCACCACCAGGGGGGAAACCAGGAGACCCCTGCCGCCCCAGCAGACCCCCTTACCCCCTCTTTGACCAGGAAGTGGGATGACAAAATGGAGAGGAAAAGGAGCAGCAAGCCTCTCAGAACGGGGAACAGTCTGCTTGACGGAGGAGCGTTGTCGGACTCGGACACAGACTGCGGCGAGCTGCCTGAGCTGGAGGACGCTGTGTGGACCCTGAGGGACCGCGAGCGCTTCAAGGCCCAGGAGATGGAGAAGCACCAGGTCCAGCTCACCATGTACCGCAGGCTGGCTCTGATCCGCTGGGTCCGCACCCTGCAGGGTCGCGTCCAGGAGCAGCAGAACCGCCTCCAGTCCAGCTTTGACGTCATCCTCGACCACAGGAAGGAGCTGCTGCGCATGGGCGCTGCCACCACTGCAACTGCCACAGCCAGCCAATCGTAG